From one Enterococcus sp. DIV2402 genomic stretch:
- a CDS encoding aldo/keto reductase produces the protein MEHVLTMNNGIEIPILGFGTYQITDSQEAEEAVFQAIQTGYRHIDTAQSYLNEEAVGRGIKKANIARAELFITTKIWVENVSYEGVHASFQQSLERLQLDYVDLLLIHQPFNDVYGAWRAMQELQQEGRVRAIGISNFSVDRAVDLSLFNKVVPQINQIEINPFHQQTESIKLLRQANILPEAWAPFAEGKHDIFNNEILKTIAKKHNKSVAQVIIRWLVEQEVVVLAKSVKPERMRENFNVFDFNLSDEEKKQIATLEQGKSQFFSHADPEMIRWMAGRKLNS, from the coding sequence ATGGAACACGTATTAACGATGAATAATGGAATTGAAATTCCTATTTTAGGTTTTGGAACGTATCAAATTACCGACTCACAAGAAGCAGAGGAAGCTGTTTTTCAAGCTATTCAAACAGGTTACCGTCATATTGATACTGCTCAATCCTATTTGAATGAAGAAGCAGTCGGTAGAGGAATCAAAAAAGCTAATATTGCTAGAGCAGAATTATTTATTACGACTAAAATATGGGTTGAAAATGTTTCTTATGAAGGTGTGCATGCTTCCTTTCAACAGTCACTAGAACGTTTGCAATTGGATTACGTAGACTTGTTGTTAATTCATCAACCATTTAATGATGTGTATGGCGCTTGGCGAGCGATGCAAGAATTGCAGCAAGAAGGAAGAGTTCGAGCTATTGGCATTTCTAATTTTTCTGTCGATCGGGCAGTAGATTTGTCTTTATTCAACAAAGTAGTACCACAAATCAATCAAATTGAAATTAATCCATTTCATCAACAAACAGAATCAATTAAATTGTTAAGACAAGCGAATATCCTTCCAGAAGCATGGGCACCCTTTGCAGAAGGAAAACATGATATTTTTAATAATGAAATTTTAAAAACAATTGCTAAAAAACACAATAAATCTGTCGCCCAAGTGATTATTCGCTGGTTAGTGGAACAAGAAGTTGTGGTTTTAGCTAAGTCAGTTAAACCAGAAAGAATGCGTGAAAACTTTAATGTATTTGACTTCAACTTATCGGATGAAGAAAAGAAACAAATTGCTACTTTAGAGCAAGGAAAAAGTCAATTCTTCTCGCATGCTGATCCAGAAATGATTCGTTGGATGGCAGGACGTAAATTAAATAGTTAG
- the mtnN gene encoding 5'-methylthioadenosine/S-adenosylhomocysteine nucleosidase gives MKIGIIAAMELEINLLKMRLPVGTKERICKKEFYKAQKDKLELILVCSGQGKTNASIFTQILIQEYHPDFVLNIGVCGGITAATKLFDLYIGEQYCHYDIRKKQSVHKYPYQLYFKAQSNIVAELIKLEPQLKVGIFGTGEGFVSDKAQKNKLIQELAIDCVDMESASIAQCCYVNEIPFASLRCVCDQADEFAVCTTEALQEQAMRKVFCSLDKYLDFLSIKNALKE, from the coding sequence ATGAAAATAGGAATCATTGCTGCAATGGAATTAGAAATAAATCTATTGAAAATGCGTTTACCCGTGGGAACTAAAGAACGAATATGCAAAAAAGAATTTTACAAAGCACAAAAAGATAAATTGGAGCTTATTTTGGTATGTTCAGGTCAAGGAAAAACGAATGCTAGTATCTTCACTCAAATACTCATCCAAGAATATCATCCAGACTTTGTTTTAAATATTGGTGTATGTGGTGGTATCACTGCTGCTACGAAGCTATTTGACCTTTACATAGGTGAACAATATTGTCATTATGATATTAGAAAGAAACAATCTGTACATAAATATCCGTATCAACTTTATTTTAAAGCACAATCTAATATTGTGGCAGAGCTAATAAAACTTGAACCACAACTAAAAGTAGGGATTTTTGGTACAGGAGAAGGCTTTGTTAGTGACAAAGCACAAAAAAATAAATTAATTCAAGAACTCGCCATTGATTGTGTGGATATGGAGTCAGCAAGTATTGCACAATGCTGTTATGTAAATGAAATTCCCTTTGCTTCGTTACGTTGTGTTTGTGACCAAGCAGATGAATTTGCTGTGTGCACCACCGAAGCGCTACAAGAACAAGCGATGCGGAAGGTTTTTTGTAGCTTGGATAAATATCTTGATTTTTTATCGATTAAAAACGCTTTAAAAGAGTAG
- a CDS encoding PQQ-dependent sugar dehydrogenase, which translates to MKRLIILSSVWLALVAACASTEQPIVEDSTTEQVEQTEVVTLATKLEVPWSIQKHDNSFYISERSGTIAKITDGKVQRQTVHLSDELSDVSEAGLLGFLLATDFEESQEAFAYYTYTTQTGTFNKLVKLRLNDSQWEESTVLLDGLPGGNYHDGGRLAIGPDGKLYVTVGDAHQLENVQSLDSLAGTILRLNLDGTIPEDNPYAENYIYSYGHRNPQGLAWTSDDTMYASEHGNSANDEINHIEAGKNYGWPIIEGQDEQAGMETPLFTSGANTTWAPSGMSVWHDKLYVAALRGNAIFEVNLETKEMRSFLEGYGRIRDVLVEEDTLYFVTNNLDGRGNGEEDDDKLYQLTLE; encoded by the coding sequence ATGAAGCGACTAATAATTTTAAGTAGTGTCTGGTTAGCTTTGGTAGCAGCTTGTGCTTCAACTGAGCAACCAATCGTAGAAGATTCAACGACTGAACAAGTGGAACAAACAGAAGTCGTCACCTTAGCAACTAAGCTAGAAGTACCATGGTCCATTCAAAAACATGACAATAGCTTTTATATCAGTGAACGTTCAGGAACGATTGCCAAAATTACGGATGGAAAAGTACAACGACAAACGGTTCATTTAAGTGACGAGTTATCTGATGTTTCCGAAGCGGGTTTACTGGGATTTTTGTTAGCGACTGATTTTGAAGAGTCGCAGGAAGCCTTTGCATATTATACGTATACAACTCAAACAGGTACGTTTAATAAACTGGTAAAGTTACGTTTAAATGACAGTCAATGGGAAGAGAGTACAGTATTGTTGGATGGACTTCCAGGTGGCAATTATCATGACGGTGGACGATTAGCCATTGGACCAGATGGGAAATTATATGTGACTGTAGGTGATGCGCATCAACTAGAAAATGTTCAATCCTTAGATTCGTTAGCAGGTACAATTTTACGGTTAAATCTTGATGGAACGATTCCTGAAGACAATCCTTATGCAGAAAACTATATTTATAGTTATGGTCATCGCAACCCTCAAGGTCTTGCTTGGACATCGGATGACACAATGTATGCGAGTGAGCATGGAAATAGTGCCAATGATGAAATTAACCACATTGAAGCCGGTAAGAATTATGGTTGGCCAATTATTGAAGGCCAGGATGAACAAGCTGGGATGGAGACGCCTCTATTTACCTCAGGAGCCAATACAACCTGGGCACCCTCAGGAATGTCTGTATGGCACGATAAATTATATGTTGCTGCATTACGAGGCAATGCGATTTTTGAAGTGAATCTAGAAACCAAGGAGATGCGTTCTTTCCTTGAAGGATATGGAAGAATTCGTGATGTCTTAGTGGAAGAAGATACGCTTTATTTTGTGACAAATAACTTAGATGGTCGTGGAAATGGCGAAGAAGATGATGATAAGTTGTATCAACTAACGCTAGAATAA
- a CDS encoding PucR family transcriptional regulator: MLTVEDLLHLDELKGVTLLAGEKNIKNQILQVNIMENPDAFDWLTPGEMLLTTGFIFKDDEAMQKRLIRDLAKMNCSALGFKLQRYFDEIPESMVKLANKVNLPILSIPYDYNFTEIISIINQNHKFNQGMVSSLEVSMHNKMYRILEAGNGSKHVIQKLSESIQNPVALLDQNFNPTFYSDLPNNPIRISNILKKPQNVQYIQQFLSERINSSLRFYQDPINLDFNFGQETVPIRIFPIKKNTIIISYLIIWNTMHELGPLDIIELKVAAQYLLLQLQLEDSLNIESYQKRNEMFFEIIRNKYQNEDDLMQFIKYYQLKTDAIYSIAILSTNTAAHSNRQMMNLSTRLNQMLIGYRQKMICIEYSNSFILLIQDPPADEKEYLKTMNTIGKSLLNQLAKESNVPDITMVIGPTVPNIKQIYVSFQQALQTLDIYNSDASLDSSNRIISYDDVFLKHIIRDHLSVDGLHKITERFITPLRQFDSLNKSEYLKTLQAYYQANRNITKAAENLFIHRNTLLHRLSKIEEILNISFDTPGDNLQLEFVIYIFPLL; encoded by the coding sequence ATGTTAACAGTAGAAGATTTACTACATTTAGATGAATTAAAAGGAGTCACCCTCTTAGCTGGTGAAAAAAATATCAAAAATCAAATTTTACAAGTGAATATTATGGAAAATCCGGATGCCTTTGATTGGCTGACACCTGGAGAAATGTTATTGACAACAGGATTTATTTTTAAAGATGATGAAGCTATGCAAAAGCGACTAATTCGCGACCTAGCTAAAATGAATTGTTCCGCTCTTGGTTTTAAATTACAACGTTATTTCGATGAAATTCCTGAATCAATGGTTAAATTGGCGAATAAAGTCAATCTTCCTATTTTATCTATTCCTTATGATTACAATTTCACAGAGATTATCTCAATTATTAACCAAAATCATAAATTTAATCAAGGAATGGTCAGCTCATTAGAAGTTTCGATGCACAATAAAATGTATCGAATTTTAGAAGCAGGAAATGGGAGTAAACATGTGATTCAAAAACTATCTGAATCCATCCAAAATCCCGTTGCATTGTTGGATCAGAATTTTAATCCTACCTTTTATTCTGACCTTCCCAATAATCCAATCCGAATTTCCAATATCTTAAAAAAACCGCAAAATGTTCAATATATCCAGCAATTTTTAAGTGAGCGAATCAATTCATCCTTGCGCTTTTATCAAGACCCTATAAATTTAGACTTTAACTTCGGTCAAGAAACAGTGCCTATTCGAATTTTCCCAATTAAAAAGAATACCATCATTATTTCTTATTTAATTATTTGGAATACCATGCATGAATTAGGACCGTTGGATATTATTGAACTAAAAGTTGCTGCACAATATTTATTATTACAACTACAATTGGAAGATTCATTAAATATTGAAAGCTATCAAAAGCGGAATGAAATGTTTTTTGAAATCATCCGTAACAAATATCAAAATGAAGACGACTTAATGCAATTTATTAAATACTATCAGCTGAAAACCGATGCTATCTATTCTATCGCTATTCTTTCAACTAATACTGCTGCTCATTCTAATCGTCAAATGATGAATTTAAGTACACGACTGAATCAAATGTTGATTGGCTATCGTCAGAAAATGATCTGTATTGAATACAGTAATTCATTTATTTTATTAATACAAGACCCGCCTGCCGATGAAAAAGAATATTTAAAAACGATGAACACCATTGGAAAATCTTTATTAAATCAATTAGCCAAAGAATCTAATGTACCAGATATTACAATGGTAATTGGACCTACTGTACCCAATATCAAGCAGATATATGTCTCTTTCCAACAAGCGTTACAGACATTAGATATTTATAATAGCGATGCTTCTTTGGATTCTTCTAATCGGATTATTTCTTATGATGATGTCTTTTTAAAGCATATCATCCGAGATCATTTGTCAGTTGATGGCTTGCATAAAATTACCGAACGTTTTATTACGCCATTAAGACAATTTGATAGTTTAAATAAAAGTGAATATTTAAAAACCCTTCAAGCTTATTATCAAGCAAACCGGAATATTACCAAAGCTGCTGAAAATTTATTTATTCATCGGAATACTTTACTACATCGTCTAAGTAAGATTGAAGAAATCTTAAATATTAGTTTCGATACTCCTGGCGATAATCTGCAACTAGAGTTTGTGATCTATATTTTTCCGCTTTTATAA
- a CDS encoding glycoside hydrolase family 13 protein, protein MRTWWKEAVGYQIYPRSFKDSNNDGIGDINGIREKLGYLKELGIDFIWITPIYASPNFDNGYDISDYCAISSDFGTMEEFKELVNEAKRLEIKIIMDLVINHTSNQHNWFEKSRQKDPNYRDFYIWHEPVNGKEPNDWQSIFGGSVWTYDKVREEYYFHTFAKEQPDLNWDSPAMKNKIVEMIEWWANQGIDGFRIDAISHIKKEKWDQPNNDPKRPFKAFQNVEGIGEYLTELNTIFKKHNLMTVGEASGVTAEEAEVWVGKDGYFNMIFEFEHTGLWRTANDEQPFKQFKEALVRWQEACANDKGWNALYMENHDLPRSISVYGDDSSVYRTISGKALAMAFMLLQGTPFIYQGQEIGMTNTTFDSIDEVNATDTIYMYHQLITNGYSETQALEQISAVTRDNARTPMQWDGSEFAGFSETKPWLKVNQNKGSVNVKLEQEDANSIFNFYKQLIQLRKNHPVFVSGEFRYVETEAEPVFHYERRNEQEQYAIVVNLSKEEQAFVSLDELTDNKLVLSNYLDYDFSKLRPFEARLYKLS, encoded by the coding sequence ATGCGTACATGGTGGAAAGAAGCAGTCGGCTATCAAATTTATCCAAGAAGTTTTAAAGATTCGAATAATGACGGAATTGGTGATATCAATGGTATTCGGGAAAAATTAGGTTATTTGAAAGAGTTAGGGATCGATTTTATTTGGATTACGCCTATTTACGCTTCACCTAATTTTGACAATGGGTATGATATTTCAGATTATTGTGCCATTTCTAGTGATTTTGGCACGATGGAAGAGTTTAAAGAACTCGTAAATGAAGCAAAACGATTAGAGATAAAAATTATTATGGATTTAGTGATTAATCACACATCGAATCAACACAACTGGTTTGAGAAATCTCGACAAAAAGATCCAAATTACCGTGATTTCTATATTTGGCATGAACCAGTTAATGGCAAAGAACCAAACGATTGGCAGTCTATTTTTGGTGGCTCTGTATGGACGTACGATAAAGTAAGAGAAGAATATTATTTCCATACTTTTGCAAAAGAACAACCCGATTTGAATTGGGATTCACCAGCAATGAAGAACAAAATAGTTGAAATGATTGAATGGTGGGCAAATCAAGGAATTGATGGTTTCCGCATTGATGCTATTTCACATATCAAAAAAGAAAAATGGGACCAACCAAACAACGATCCGAAGCGTCCGTTCAAAGCATTTCAAAATGTAGAAGGCATCGGAGAATATTTGACTGAATTAAATACGATCTTTAAAAAACATAACTTAATGACAGTCGGTGAAGCATCTGGAGTTACTGCAGAAGAAGCCGAAGTTTGGGTAGGTAAAGATGGTTACTTTAATATGATTTTTGAGTTCGAACATACTGGATTATGGCGAACAGCGAATGATGAACAACCCTTTAAACAATTTAAAGAAGCTTTAGTCAGATGGCAAGAAGCCTGTGCCAACGATAAAGGCTGGAATGCGTTATATATGGAAAATCACGATTTACCAAGAAGTATATCTGTGTATGGTGACGATAGCTCAGTCTATCGAACGATTTCTGGAAAAGCTTTAGCAATGGCCTTTATGTTGCTACAGGGGACCCCCTTTATCTATCAAGGACAAGAAATTGGTATGACAAATACCACTTTTGATTCAATTGATGAAGTCAATGCAACAGATACTATCTATATGTATCATCAATTAATCACCAATGGTTATTCAGAAACACAAGCGTTGGAACAAATATCAGCGGTGACTCGCGATAACGCTAGGACCCCTATGCAATGGGATGGCTCTGAGTTTGCAGGTTTTTCTGAAACGAAACCTTGGTTAAAAGTGAATCAAAATAAAGGGTCTGTTAATGTGAAATTAGAACAAGAAGACGCAAATTCTATTTTTAATTTTTACAAACAGTTAATTCAATTAAGAAAAAATCATCCTGTATTTGTTAGTGGTGAATTTCGTTATGTAGAAACCGAAGCAGAACCCGTTTTTCACTATGAACGTAGAAATGAACAAGAGCAGTATGCAATTGTCGTGAATTTAAGTAAAGAAGAACAAGCTTTTGTTTCATTAGATGAATTGACAGATAATAAACTCGTGCTATCCAATTATTTGGATTATGATTTTTCAAAATTGCGTCCTTTTGAAGCACGTTTGTATAAATTGTCATAG
- a CDS encoding MutS-related protein has protein sequence MNERLFILIVIVGIFLLIIGMEYYQRVKLKQRVKNQWGKIPHQPRFDKEESLKSAWQQERSFKKWDSEIDDITWYDLDMFQVFELINATYSSVGSEALYQQLRNYHWQQDTEIEKLIAYYQEFPHEREKVQYAFAQLGKQDHNFSKHYLSNQEKKALGSLPVFILLGILPFIGLFFFFIGQSTGLVLTIGSLVFNTIFYQIKKAQLDIELNSMRYLIQTIATGKKIAKISQPLQDDLHATLKNLKSILYFGVSFRSKGNSETEVLFDYLNTMFMLPFISYSFVIRRIRHYQKDAIRLWEILGKLEVAAAVLNFRSFMPVTCQPTFKNGQVTAENIYHPLLEKAVMNPVDWQQTTLVTGSNASGKSTYVKSIAISCILAQTIQTAIAEKFVIQPGHVLTSMAVEDNISEGDSYFVAEIKSVKRLLDKVATKEHCYCFVDEILKGTNTVERIAASSSIVAWLSQTNSLSMVATHDIELTEILKTTCENSHFSEQIDEDEGISFDYRVKKGAAKTRNAIALLSVLGYPDIIVTNAKHAAQHFDEQRTWLDLN, from the coding sequence ATGAACGAACGTCTTTTTATTTTAATCGTGATTGTAGGAATTTTTCTGCTCATTATTGGCATGGAATATTATCAACGCGTGAAACTAAAACAGCGCGTCAAAAATCAATGGGGAAAAATTCCTCATCAGCCAAGATTTGATAAAGAAGAAAGTTTAAAAAGCGCCTGGCAACAAGAACGTTCTTTTAAAAAATGGGACAGTGAAATTGATGATATCACTTGGTATGATTTAGATATGTTTCAAGTATTTGAATTAATTAACGCTACTTATTCTAGTGTTGGTTCAGAAGCTCTGTATCAACAATTGCGGAATTATCATTGGCAACAAGATACTGAAATTGAGAAGCTCATCGCATATTATCAAGAGTTTCCCCACGAGCGTGAAAAAGTCCAATACGCTTTTGCGCAATTAGGAAAACAAGATCATAATTTTTCCAAACATTATCTTTCCAATCAAGAAAAAAAAGCGTTAGGCTCTCTGCCCGTATTTATTTTATTAGGTATCTTACCGTTTATTGGGTTATTCTTTTTTTTCATTGGACAATCTACTGGTCTTGTTTTAACTATTGGTAGTTTGGTCTTTAATACCATTTTTTATCAGATTAAAAAAGCCCAATTAGATATTGAGCTCAATAGCATGCGCTATTTAATCCAAACCATCGCTACTGGTAAGAAAATTGCGAAAATCAGCCAGCCTTTACAAGATGACTTACATGCGACTTTAAAAAATCTAAAGAGCATCCTCTATTTTGGTGTTTCTTTTCGTTCAAAAGGCAATTCAGAAACAGAAGTGCTTTTCGATTATTTAAATACAATGTTTATGCTACCATTTATCTCCTATTCATTTGTTATTCGTCGAATTCGTCATTATCAAAAAGATGCGATTCGTCTTTGGGAAATCTTAGGAAAATTAGAAGTGGCAGCAGCGGTTTTAAATTTCCGCTCATTTATGCCAGTCACTTGTCAGCCAACATTTAAAAATGGACAGGTTACTGCGGAAAATATCTATCATCCATTATTAGAGAAGGCTGTAATGAATCCCGTTGATTGGCAACAAACAACCTTAGTGACTGGCTCAAATGCTTCGGGTAAATCGACTTATGTGAAAAGTATTGCGATTAGTTGTATTTTGGCACAAACTATTCAAACAGCCATTGCGGAAAAATTTGTTATACAACCTGGACATGTGCTAACTTCAATGGCTGTCGAAGATAATATTTCTGAAGGTGACAGCTATTTTGTTGCTGAAATAAAATCTGTAAAACGCTTATTAGATAAAGTTGCCACAAAGGAACATTGCTACTGTTTTGTTGATGAAATTTTAAAAGGAACGAATACCGTGGAACGAATTGCTGCATCCTCAAGTATTGTCGCTTGGTTAAGTCAGACGAACAGTCTTTCAATGGTTGCTACACATGACATCGAATTGACTGAAATTCTAAAGACAACTTGCGAAAATAGCCATTTTTCAGAACAAATTGACGAAGATGAAGGCATTTCTTTTGATTATCGTGTAAAAAAAGGGGCTGCCAAAACTCGAAATGCGATTGCTTTATTAAGTGTGTTGGGGTATCCAGATATTATTGTTACCAACGCAAAACATGCTGCTCAACATTTTGATGAACAGCGAACGTGGTTAGACCTCAACTAA
- a CDS encoding alpha/beta hydrolase: MIEKFEYYFPLKKTTKKIHVYLPNDYLDSEERYPVMYMYDGHNLFNDQDATYGTSWGLEDFLEQYDKPMMIVGIECSHNGNERLDEYCPYSIETSFFGAMNGYGDELMDWVVHELKPFIDENYRTYPFREATAIGGSSMGGLMAFYSVVAYNHYFSKAACLSPSISLCMNQLKEEWTRHTISPDTRVYFSFGEREIAGRESALDDVGYFNDCLVAIGGTSYIHIQKNGGHNEMTWRQQDQLFMDVLWK; this comes from the coding sequence ATGATAGAAAAATTTGAATACTATTTTCCATTAAAAAAGACAACGAAAAAAATCCATGTTTATTTACCAAATGATTATCTGGACAGTGAAGAGCGCTATCCAGTCATGTATATGTATGATGGTCATAATTTATTTAATGACCAAGATGCAACGTATGGAACTTCTTGGGGTTTAGAAGACTTTCTAGAGCAATATGATAAACCAATGATGATAGTGGGAATTGAATGTAGTCATAATGGTAATGAACGTTTAGATGAATATTGTCCATATTCTATTGAAACTAGCTTTTTTGGAGCAATGAATGGCTATGGTGATGAGTTAATGGATTGGGTTGTTCATGAGTTGAAACCATTTATTGATGAAAACTATCGTACGTATCCTTTTCGAGAGGCAACCGCAATTGGTGGCAGTTCAATGGGAGGATTAATGGCTTTTTATAGTGTAGTAGCCTATAATCATTATTTTTCTAAGGCTGCTTGTTTGTCACCATCCATTTCTTTATGTATGAATCAATTAAAAGAAGAATGGACTCGTCATACAATTTCTCCAGATACACGTGTTTATTTTAGTTTTGGTGAGCGTGAAATTGCCGGCCGCGAAAGTGCATTAGACGATGTGGGGTATTTTAATGATTGTCTGGTGGCTATTGGAGGAACAAGTTATATTCACATCCAAAAAAATGGCGGACATAATGAAATGACTTGGAGACAGCAAGATCAATTATTTATGGATGTTTTATGGAAATAA
- a CDS encoding histidine phosphatase family protein, translating into MRHGQTLFNQLHKIQGWCDAPLTELGIKQAQIAGHYFKENQIELQSAYCSTSERASDTLEQITDLPYIRLKGLKEWNFGRFEGEPEFLNPALPYGDFFVPFGGEAEMAFRERVAQSIFEFMSNETHETILAVSHGAACRQFMRYWAHTSEVDQKNPLGNCCVLKFEFDENEFRLIEIINHDFSLIT; encoded by the coding sequence ATGCGACATGGTCAAACGCTGTTTAATCAATTACACAAAATCCAAGGCTGGTGTGATGCACCATTAACTGAGTTGGGAATCAAACAAGCCCAAATTGCTGGACATTATTTTAAAGAAAATCAGATTGAGCTCCAAAGTGCATATTGTTCAACATCCGAGCGTGCATCAGATACTTTAGAACAAATTACTGATTTACCATATATTCGATTAAAAGGTTTAAAAGAATGGAACTTTGGTCGTTTCGAAGGCGAGCCAGAATTTTTAAATCCGGCATTACCTTATGGTGATTTCTTTGTTCCTTTTGGTGGAGAAGCTGAAATGGCCTTTCGAGAACGTGTTGCACAATCTATTTTTGAATTTATGTCAAACGAAACTCATGAAACAATTTTAGCAGTTTCACATGGTGCGGCTTGTCGTCAGTTTATGCGTTACTGGGCACATACAAGTGAAGTTGACCAAAAAAATCCACTTGGAAATTGCTGTGTGTTAAAATTTGAATTTGATGAAAATGAATTTCGTTTAATTGAGATTATTAATCATGATTTTAGTTTAATTACTTAA
- a CDS encoding LacI family DNA-binding transcriptional regulator: MVTIRELAKMTGYSTTMISRVLNDYPYVDEKKRKEILKVIEATNYRPNSIARNLSLGKTSNIGVIVPYIHIPYFEQLISGILEEAFLYNYKVTLLPTNYDKLTELNYLEEFSTKLYDGLIITSKANNFKKILEYQQYGPIVFCDALQDNNVASVYINRKKAFFDILSYFNEHQVTKIGITTGRDEHISNSTKLLLKLATTYLSDFDSSYVFGNCMNYKDGYNAAKYFYEKNPVQGIITNGDEVSTGMHEFYKDKEFFPLLIGQDNLLISQLLNISTIDYHLIECGRQAFSLFIENKKETIQIEPTFIIRDK; the protein is encoded by the coding sequence ATGGTCACAATTAGAGAACTAGCAAAAATGACAGGATATTCAACGACAATGATTTCAAGAGTTTTAAATGATTATCCATATGTTGATGAAAAAAAGCGCAAAGAAATTTTGAAAGTAATTGAAGCAACTAATTATCGACCTAATTCAATCGCTAGAAATTTAAGTTTAGGAAAAACATCAAATATAGGCGTAATTGTACCTTATATCCATATCCCCTACTTTGAACAACTTATCAGTGGAATTCTTGAAGAAGCTTTTCTCTATAATTACAAAGTAACTTTACTACCAACAAATTATGATAAACTAACTGAACTAAACTATTTGGAAGAATTTTCCACCAAATTATATGATGGTCTAATCATCACCTCTAAAGCAAATAACTTCAAAAAGATTCTAGAATATCAGCAATATGGACCAATCGTTTTTTGTGATGCTCTTCAAGACAACAATGTAGCGAGTGTTTATATTAATCGAAAGAAAGCTTTTTTCGATATTTTAAGCTATTTTAATGAACATCAAGTAACAAAAATTGGCATCACTACTGGGAGAGATGAACATATTAGCAATAGTACGAAGCTGCTCTTAAAGTTAGCTACTACTTATTTATCTGACTTTGATTCTTCTTATGTATTTGGAAATTGTATGAATTACAAAGATGGTTACAACGCAGCAAAATATTTTTATGAAAAGAATCCCGTTCAAGGAATCATTACAAATGGAGATGAAGTTAGTACTGGTATGCATGAATTTTATAAAGATAAAGAATTCTTTCCATTGCTAATTGGGCAAGATAATTTGTTGATTAGTCAACTATTGAACATTTCCACTATAGATTATCATTTGATTGAATGTGGACGGCAAGCTTTTTCTCTATTTATAGAAAATAAAAAAGAAACGATTCAAATCGAACCAACTTTTATCATTAGAGATAAATAA
- a CDS encoding MerR family transcriptional regulator has translation MLSSKDVAELFDISISTIRYYEKIGIIPPIERDENGYRIYTKSTLNWIYLMKSLRNAGLSIESLQEFSRLSQKQGEERKQQKQVLRDQLQEIDEKIAELQRVRKLLNYKIETYDEHLAKFQTGELTAVTTEELWKVKL, from the coding sequence ATGCTAAGTAGTAAAGATGTAGCAGAATTATTTGATATCTCAATATCGACTATCCGTTATTATGAAAAAATTGGGATTATTCCCCCGATTGAAAGAGATGAGAACGGCTATCGAATTTATACGAAGTCTACCTTAAATTGGATTTATTTAATGAAAAGTTTACGTAATGCAGGGTTATCAATTGAATCTTTACAGGAGTTTTCTCGATTGTCACAAAAGCAAGGCGAAGAGCGCAAACAACAAAAACAAGTATTAAGAGATCAATTGCAAGAAATTGATGAAAAAATAGCCGAGCTACAACGTGTACGTAAGTTACTTAATTACAAAATTGAAACGTATGATGAACATTTGGCTAAATTTCAAACAGGAGAGTTAACAGCTGTAACTACAGAAGAACTTTGGAAAGTAAAATTATAA